The genomic DNA TTTTTGCACTTATGCTTGCATTTCAAGGATATGCATGggagttttctttctctccacagATGATTCTGCAGAATTCAATTTGGTGAACAACGCTTTACTGAGTATATTTAAGATGGATGCTAAAGGTAAAGGGCACATTTttctagaaatatatttattaatattttctcttccctaGTAGGATGAGAACAAGACATGAACTGATACCATGTTAGTACAGTGCAGTAGTTGGAGATTCTGACTGTTTTGTGCTGCAAATGATACTGAGCTGTTCAATAACTGTGGATCTGAATTTATACAAACTAATAAAAGAATGCTGTTTTGTACACCAAGCTATAGGaaagttattttcttcttaaacGGGTTAATATAGCAGTTGTTTTAAATATGTCATGGAGTCTTACAGTATGCAACTTCTCTCCTTTACAAAGAAGGTTTAGTTCCTAAATTTTAGAATAATTTGTGTTACCTGATTTATTTTCCATTCAGGGACTTTGGGAGGCCTGTTCAGTCAAATTCTTCAAGGAGAGGATATTGTGAGAGAAAGAGCCATCAAGTTCCTCTCTACAAAACTTAAAACCCTGCCTGAGGAGGTGATGACAAAGGAGGTAGAAGAGTTCATATTAACTGAATCAAAGAAGGTGAGTGTAATATTTCACTCCAAACCTAAGTATTATTAAACCATCCTTTATTacaggcattgttttggggggcTGTGTGCTCAAAACCTCATATAGAATTAAACATTGTACGAATTACCGTCTTCTAGTTACGCTACTCTACTAGAATCTAAAGTTTGCAGCATTGTTTGTGGGAATGTTGAAATAACACTAGgtttttcccatttgtaaaataGATATAGATGCTTTCACTAGAATGATAGAATCATTCCATTTGGAAAGGGAATTTGGGAGATCACCTAGTCTATCTTCCTGCTCAATTGAATTCAGATCAGATTTCTAAGGTCTTTGTCCAACTGggtttgaaaacctctgaggatggagatttcccaactctctgggcaacctattccaatgtTTAGCTATcctcaaaatgaaaattttcttctttatccAGTACGAATATCCTCATTTCAGTTTTGTACCATTGTCTGTCATTCTCACCCCATGCACCTCAGTAAAGAGCCCAGTTCCATATCCTTGGTGACCTGCTGTTAAGTATTGGAAGACTGTGGTTAGATTCCCCCTCCCCACTTAAGACTTTTCTCCTTTAGGCCAAAAAAGCTCAGTTCCCGtagcctctcctcataggtcATGTGCTCCATACCCTGGTCTTGGTGGCTGGACTCTCTGACTCTTACCAGCAACTTCCTCAAATGGGAGTGCCCAAAACTAGATATAACATGCCAGATGCGGGCTAGTGTGCGCCTAGCAAAGGGTAACTGTTACCTCCCTCAATCTACTGGCTGTGCGCCTGTTGACACAGCCCAGGATACTATTAGCCTCATCTCCAAAGGCACGCTGCTGACTCATGTTTAGCctgctgtcccccaggactcTCGGAGCCTTTTCAGCAAAGCAGCTCctagccagtcagtccccagcatGCGCTGATGCAGGAGGTGCAGGATATTGTATTTGTccatgctgaatttcatgaggttcctgtgcATCCTTCAAGCTGAGGCAGATAGAAAAAGTATAAAACAATCAATAAGAAATGGATACTCATTGAACATTTATTCTGCCTGAAACATACAATTTTGTTAgataaaaaatttgtttttaagattattgttcaagaaaaatatttcctatgcTTAGCTTGAGGGCAGTTATTTTAATCAGGAAGTGCATAGAGCTGCACTGCTTTTTTTCATGTATACCTTTAAActtgtgtttttaaatactgGAAGCTAAATTTAAATCTTTAGATAGTTCAGCAGTTTatcttttctttgaagatttaCAAATTACCACAATGGAAATATAATTTCTGGTGTTTTATTAAGGTCCTGGAAGATGTAACAGGGGAGGAATTTgttcttttcatgaaaatactATCTGGATTAAAAAGTTTACAGACAGTAAGTGGGAGGCAACAGCTAGTGGAACTGGTAGCTGAACAAGCTGACCTGGAGCAAACATTCAATCCATCTGATCCAGACTGTGTGGACAGGCTTCTGCAGTGTACTCGGCAGGCGGTGCCGCTCTTCTCGGTATGTATCTATTTGCTTTGTATGAGGAATATCACAGAAAGTTAATAGCTGCAGCATCTCCTCAGTGTTCTGAGCGATTGTGTTAGCATGACTGCACCACAGTACTTCTCCGCCTTTAGCTTTTGATGTATTAGAACATTGGAGAACGTCCATGTAGCCTCTACCCAGAAAGAGCTTTTGTGTAGTCTCTGTTcttcaacattttatttcagatgtAAATGTTACTGTGAGTAATGACAGGATTCTCAACTTAGGTTCATATGTGTATGTGATTTGATTAACTCAAGTCTCATGCCAGGCAATTGCAGCACTTAAAGACCTATTTTCAGCTTATAGGCAATCTTCTCAGCTTATGTTGCAGACTGCCTCTGAGTTTAAGCTACCTGGAAGGGTCTCTGCATTGTAGAAGTTAGAAGTTAAATGAAGCATTAAGGTATAGCTGTGTGATAGGCACTTGTAAGGGAGGCagagtgagaggaaaaaacatttaattCATTCAAAGTCAGAGTAGCCTGAATAACGTGTGttgtttttttgcagaaaaacgTTCATTCCACGAAATTTGTTACTTACTTCTGTGAGCATGTGCTGCCGAACCTCAGTTCTTTGACTACGCCAGTGGAGGGTCTTGATATCCAGTTAGAGGTAAGCCAAAGCTGTAATGTCTTAAAAATCCTAAAAATATGCATCTCAGAGGGagacagctattttaaaaaattaattctccTTCCTTCAGTAGTTTTTAGTTCTCGGATTGAAGGCAAACTAGCAAcacctagaaaaaaaatatttactgcatTGAGAGATGACTGAATGTTACCTTTCAGAGCACTTGTCATATGTCCTGGGCTTTTGAGGCAAGGCTAGAATAACTAGCTCAGTGTAATCATTTGTATATTGCTGTTAATTTTTTAAGCACATAGCATTTACTGAAATGATTATTGCATGGCTTATGCTAATTTAGTCTCCTAAGGGAGTGGTTTGATGTCTGTGTAATTTTGCTCACATTAATCAGTGCTGCAGCTTCAGTTAGATCTTTGTGAATCTCACTTTGAAGATGAGCTGTACTGCAAGCATGGAACACAAGGTTTTTGTTTAGCTGTTGACTAATGAtgcctgctggggcaggcacagaAATCCATGTTTCTGTTTGAGGACCTGAAGGACAGGCACGCTCCTTGCATTTCTTTCTGGTCTTCTGGGGTTTTTTCATTGCAACAGTTGACCTCTACTGAGCAAGTCCTGATGATCTGATAATCTCTCAGATTTGAAAGTTAAGACTTTGTACTTCTCAGTTAACATACAATAACCGAGCTATCCTTATGTGTAGGTTTTGAAGCTTCTTGCTGAAATGAGTTCATTTTGCGGTGATATGGAAAAGCTCGAATCGAACTTGAAGAAACTGTTTGATAAATTACTGGTAAGACTAATTCATTTTTTACTCAcgtaaaacactttttttaaaaagcctttcgttaaaataaatgatttttagcCGTCAATCTACCTCTCCAGTGGAGTAGTAGCTTTTTCTAAAGCTAGTAGCTATTTCAGAAATAGCTCTGTCCTTGACATAAAGACATTTGTTATTTTGCAATTCAAAGCCTTTCTTGATGTAGCGCTATGTTAGTGGCACGTTGTTTTTAATCCCGTAAACTCAAGTGGCTTTGTTATTTTTACGTTTTATAGTCATTAGGTGACTCCTGTTGAATAGCATCTGAGGCTGTATCTGCGCTGATAACTTTAAACAAATTCAGCAGATTCAGCAGCACTAGTGCAGTGTGTTGTTGCTCTCTGTGGTAGTAGTGCTACCATACTATCTCCTCTGAGCCAAAGGTGTCAAGTAATGTAAGTGTAGGCAAACCACCTGTACCAGCATCTGCAGCAGCTTATCACCTTAAGGTAGGAATGGGGAATACTTTTTAAATCAGCAGCATAAGTAAAGCCTCCAATGCAAAGGCTGGAAGAGAACTGCCAGGCTATGTAAAGCGtctcaaatatgtatttttgctttttcttcattagGAGTACATGCCACTTCCTCCAGAGGAAGCAGAGAATGGAGAAAATGCTGGTAATGAAGAGCCCAAGTTACAGTTCAGTTACGTGGAGTGTTTGTTGTATAGCTTCCATCAGCTGGGGCGTAAACTTCCAGACTTCCTCACAGCCAAGCTGAACGCCGAGAAattgaaagattttaaaatcaggTAATCGTTTGGGTGCAGGTGTTGGAAAAGCAGTGTGCATGAATTACTCTCATTAGGATGGTGGAGAAGCGCAAGTCAGATTTGTGGAAgaattattttcagcatttttcttgaaggaaaaaaacaggttaCAAATTCCTTTTGCTTACGcttttattttatagaaatatGTAAAATGAATTGAGCACTTGCTTTTAAACTTTTTAGGCTGCAGTATTTTGCTCGAGGGTTGCAGGTGTACATTCGACAACTTCGTCTAGCGCTCCAAGGAAAAACTGGAGAAGCCTTGAAAACAGAGGAGGTAAGTATTTTTAAGAATTCTGATTTTTGTAATTGAGCCTACTGAAATAACCATCAAAACACATATTAATGGCCTGCCATCTGTTTTAAGAGCACAAATAGATTAAGGGAAAAGTAATGCTAGCAGCTGTTGCCATTGTCCTTTTAAACATGTTCAAGTTGTCTGTTTGTTTTAGATGATTGGCATGAACTCAGCTGACAGCTAGTACTTCAGGGGATAGAAAAGTTACTTTTAGGCATATGTGGAAAATGACAGTAGCGCTAGTTGGTATTTTATACTTGTGCGCCAGTCTTCGTAAAGACTTGGTTGTATTTCTCTGCAAATGGGTTTGTGGTTACATATTTGATTGTCGTTAGTACAAAACTACTAAACTTAGCGTTTCTGGGAGCTGTCAGATCTGAAATAAAAGATAACACTACAGGTTATTATTCAAAGAAGCTGGAAAAAGTTGGTGGGTGTGAGGGACTGTGATTAAAAAATTAGGACCTCATCAGTAGGCTTAGTGAGGGTACAGCAGATTGGCCAGGTTCAAGATCATCCAGAATGCTATAAATAGCATGGAAGCTCTATTAAAGCTGCGGTTGAGAAGCTGATTCAGTACCTGACTGGATTATTGCTTTTCGTCTGTGCTCAGTACGTTTCAGAGTGTTACTCCtgcgtgatttaaaaaaaaatgcctaaagCGGTAAGTACAGTCTGACAACAGAAGAATGCACTTGTTATTCCTGATTTCATGACGGTCTTTCAGATCTCTAAGGAGGAAGGTTGCAGTATCAGCTGCAGATTTCTGAACCAATGTTGAACTGAAAGTAAAAGACTCAAAGCATTAGCCTGTACATCAAGATGCTGTAGTGTTGCCAGACTGTGCCTGTGTGTTcaaattacaaaataataaattcacCTACAGCAGATTTTCTTTGGGCTGCTAATATTGTATTTGTGCACACTGTACTCGATTGGTTGTCAGTTGTTTTACCGACTTGAGTGGGTGTCAAGCTGTGTATGCTGTGGACACATCACTAGTAATGTCATTCTCTATGTACCACTTCTGGAGGAGGGAATGGGGAAAAATTCTTAATGTGTAACTACATCATACCTGATGCTGGGTTTTGCAACTTAAGAGGGTCTTTTAGTTTCTGGTCATTTTGTTAAgctgctgtgtgtgtgcacatctaTTTGGCTTAACTGCGCTCTCTATTGTGTTACGAAGAAGAAACCTTACATATATTGGAAAAAATGAGGATGAAAAGTACAGGGGTCAGCTGATTGTTTCAGTATGTGTAAGACTGCTAAAAGCCTAAAAATTGTAATGACATCTCAGCAGTGCTGCACACCTTTCCCTTTTGCCACGCCACGTTACTAAGAACAGTCAGTTTATTATTGTGACTTCATCAAATGCAGTTGATGTAATTTTGGGGTACTGGAGTGGCTGGCATTCAGtgatgtttcttctcttttacagAACAAGATTAAAGTGGTTGCCTTGAAAATAACCAACAACATTAATGTTTTAATCAAGGTAAGTCTTAACATTATGAAAGAGTGTAAATCCATACAATAGAGTAATCTGTGGATTGCTCTGATTGCTTTTAACAACCTTTCTAAGATTCTGCTTACTTCCCTAGCtggcctctcttccctcccttcccatctCTGACCCTCAATCCACCACCATAAACTAAATTTTGACTACGCTATTGGGAAGTCCATCTTTTACCATTGTAGCAGCGATATCAAATCTACGCAAGAGCCACGGCAGTTCATTAAAAGATGTTCTGTGTGCATAAATGTGAGAAAAAGTGTATTATTTTAGCATAAGACACTGTTCTGTGaatataaatttcattttaatttccaagTATCTGGGCTAAGTTATCTGCTGCCctcttttttctctgctgtggaGCTTAAAAAGTATGGGGTTAAAATTGTTGGAAGGTAACTGTTATTCTGGAGACTTGGTAGGTAGCTAAAATTTTTGAACTGATCTGGATTTAATTGTAGAATGAACTGTCCAATTTTGCGTTTGCAGGATCTCTTCCACATTCCTCCTTCCTATAAAAGTACAGTTACGCTGTCCTGGAAACCGGTACAGAAGGCAGATGCAGGGTAAGAGTTttccatgaaaaaagaaaactgtgtctTTAAACATTTGCTCTTTACAAATTTAAGATCCCAAACTGCGTATATGTAATATACACAGCACATGAGTTTCAGAACCAAAGATGACTCCTATTCCGAAAGGAGTTAAGGCTGTGGAGAGATAATCTTAATCTTGCTTTGGGGATACAATGAATGGAATGAACTGGAGACTAGCTTACTTCCTCTTTTGAAGTATTGTTCAGGGCATCTTCCTTAGCTGCTGCTAGCTTGTAACTGTTAATCTTTGAGGCTGAACTGCTGTTCCTGTACTTGTCGCTGCAAGGATGAAACGAtctctttttgttctcttctttcaGTCAAAAAAGAACAAGTGAAGATACAACCTCAAGCTCACCCCCGAAGAAAGCTCCGGCAGGACCAAAAAGGGATGCCAGGCAAATATACAACCCTCCCAGTGGAAAATACAGTAGCAACCTGGGTAGCTTTTCATATGGTAAGCAAGGCTGCTTGGAAAAGTTTTGTCCAGTGACAAATAATCTTACCGTCAGATGATTCCCCGAAGATCAAACTATACTGTCAATTTTTTCATCTAATGGCCTCTTTATAGTTGCTGATCTATTACAGTGTTTGAGTATGCTTGCCAACCTACAAACCGTATGTGATTTGCAAGTTAGTTTTAGCAGCATCTTGGGAACACTATTGTTGCCAATACTATGTTTGAAAGAACCAACCCCTCAAATATCTCACTGCACAGACCAGTTTCTTCAAATGGCAGAGGTAGGGCACCTCCTGTCTTATGACTAGTGCTGTTACAGTTAGTGCTCACATGCAGAGCTATTCCACAACTTCTAGGAACTGCCAGATGAACTGTGAACGCACACGCATGTCCTTGTATGTTCCCAGTCAGAGTGATTCTGCCTCTCTCAGCAAGTCATATTTCTGGGCAAAATGTGAAAGCAGTTGCAGGCTAGATGAATAGGCCCAACAATGGCAGCAACCCATTCTTCTTGTCTTCCCTGTAGTTTCGTTAGTCCTCCCGCTGTGAACTAAGTGGCCTGCTGTGATAAATTATTGCCCATGCCCATAGGTAGAAAACCTCTGATATAAAGCATTTTCTTGTATataaataaaaggataaaatCTTCTGTGAATTTCTTACGGCAGACTTCAGATGATACAGCCGTGTTGTTTAAGATAAGCTTGTAGTTCTGTAATTCTAAAAATTAGAAAGTTTTCAACTAGGAAAGTCTTACTGCTTGCTGCTGTTCCTTGACAGTGAGGAGTCTTGTCCACTGACCAACTCTTGatttctgtactttttaaaatatgcataaggCTTTTTTTGTAGATTAGTGtaacctgtattttaaaagtatatgtgAGGAGAAAGCATGGAAGAGGAATGAGGCAGTTTGATGTATTTTCAAACAAATCTAAAGaaacttttaacaaaatatttctcaCTTCTTCCACTGTGATCAGATTTGTCCTTaatggaaggaaatgaaaaactttCTGCGGTATACAAATACTTCGTGTGGTATCCACCTATGTGTAGGATCCTTAATTTGCATACAGTAAAATACTAGTCTGGAAGAAAAACCTTAAGTGTGCTGAGGATAACGTAATGGTAAGGATAGTAAAGGGCAGACAGAGTGACAAAGTTGTGGTTTTCCATCCCTTTGAAATTCATTAGGAACATTTTAGACGAACATGTCAAGATTGAGGTAAATACAGTCTGTTGTGTTATCAGACAGAAGGATAAACTTGATAGCCTAGCAAAGTCCTTTCCAGCCCAATTTTCACTTCTGTCATAATGCAGTAGCCCAGATACGGTTTTAAAATAATGGGACTGTCACGTGTGACAGTATTAGTGCTCAGGAAGACTGAGTTCAGTTTAGAGACGGTAGCTTTCCTGACCTACAGTCAGTGGGGTCTATTATTCCTTAAAAGGTAAGTCTAAGTTAGAGATCTCTCAGGGTAAGTAAGCAGTATCAGCCTCAGAGACTTAAGTCAGCCTTCAGTACCTCCGGTTACCGTAGTTTAGTTTTAATCTGTATGCAACATAAAATCTgtatgaaataaatgttttggcttttattttcagaGCAAAGAGGTGGTTTCCGAGGTGGACGAGGAAGAGGCTGGGGAGGACGTGGCAATCGTAGTAGAGGAAGAATCTACTGAATAGACCGTCACATCTTCCGTGGCCCTGATGGGCTAAAGTACTACTCAGCAAAAGATTGCCTGGAGTATTGTTCCCTTCAAGGACTGCCTTCCACTAAGACTGACTTAAATGTTCTTTATACCTTTGTATGTATGATCTACTTTTCTAACGGACTACAACTTGTCCATAGTGAAACTACAACTGTATTTTTGGATGCTTACAGGCAGCAGTTTTGGGTTCTTATTTTTGAAGTGTCTTCAGGATTTATTCAAAATTGGAAAACAGTGTAGATGTTTTATCAAAAGCTCCATCTTGACAGTTTGTATATTAACCTAAAAATCAGCTACTGCATAACTGAAACTATGTAATTGAGTTTATGTATTAAATAATGGACAGGAAAGGCATGATTACAGAGATACATGTCAGATAAGCTTAGCAGCTGAAGTATTCCTTTCCTCATCTGTAACCATATTTTGCAATATGTGGAGAAGAGTATCATTGTTAAAttagcttttatttactttttacaatGGAATTGACAGAGACAAATGCTGGATTTCTGAAGTTTGCAACATGGGTGGAAATTTATTTTGCTTGCAGCATGAAGCAGTCCTTTTACTTAGAGATGTGGAGaatgtggtgttttttgttttgcacatCTTACTCTTCTCCCTGCATTGTAATGCAAAAGTGATGttttgcaaatgaatttttaatgtttaatatgaATATGTGCATATACTTATGCCGTGAAATTTCAGTaaatgaacaggaaaaacaaaacaataaatgaCTAGATTTATTCCAGGAATGGGACAAGACTGATGTAGTGATTAAGC from Struthio camelus isolate bStrCam1 chromosome 5, bStrCam1.hap1, whole genome shotgun sequence includes the following:
- the API5 gene encoding apoptosis inhibitor 5 produces the protein MPTVEELYRNYGILADATETAGQHKDAYQAILDGVKGGTKEKRLAAQFIPKFFKHFPELADSAINAQLDLCEDEDVSIRRQAIKELPQFATGDNLPRVADILTQLLQSDDSAEFNLVNNALLSIFKMDAKGTLGGLFSQILQGEDIVRERAIKFLSTKLKTLPEEVMTKEVEEFILTESKKVLEDVTGEEFVLFMKILSGLKSLQTVSGRQQLVELVAEQADLEQTFNPSDPDCVDRLLQCTRQAVPLFSKNVHSTKFVTYFCEHVLPNLSSLTTPVEGLDIQLEVLKLLAEMSSFCGDMEKLESNLKKLFDKLLEYMPLPPEEAENGENAGNEEPKLQFSYVECLLYSFHQLGRKLPDFLTAKLNAEKLKDFKIRLQYFARGLQVYIRQLRLALQGKTGEALKTEENKIKVVALKITNNINVLIKDLFHIPPSYKSTVTLSWKPVQKADAGQKRTSEDTTSSSPPKKAPAGPKRDARQIYNPPSGKYSSNLGSFSYEQRGGFRGGRGRGWGGRGNRSRGRIY